In Rubrivirga marina, the following are encoded in one genomic region:
- the tssA gene encoding type VI secretion system protein TssA — MADDETLEPLTTPRLEAIRAPIPGDNPAGEDMKYEDDFLTLKAEVDELGAATGEVDFSAIVDLSTKILSERSKDLAVAGYLVLGLTRTAGYSGIAEGLAATRAVTEGFWDDAFPPVRRMRGRQAALQFVAERTSAWIQNNRAEPEDRESLEHAEAETSALQEFVTEAMGEDAPAFSGVLREIREQLRRLPKPEPPPEEVPPAPEVDAPAAAEPTPTASAPSTPAPSASAAPSGGGGDASFSTAKEAGIVVMKVAQFFRDEDPYDAVAFGLVRAVRWNAIPGAPPTGKIPPPPKPRRDALAGMLTAGNHAVLVREAEASFQQSPFHFWLDLQRLVAGALKALGAPAAAAHATVVDATASLVRRVPSLTTVTFLDGTPFADPLTVAWLQEIAAPGAGGGGGGGADSASADAIREARETASGGDVPGAVAALMVGAGNPRDRFERGVAAAEMCLGAGRPDVALALLDDADEAVRAHRLDVWDADAAASALRLLHTACTALRNTAGTPQRKTDLTDRADEAFARLARLDPALAMRSTPPPKP; from the coding sequence ATGGCCGACGACGAGACCCTCGAGCCCCTGACGACGCCCCGCCTGGAGGCCATCCGCGCGCCGATCCCCGGCGACAACCCGGCTGGCGAGGACATGAAGTACGAGGACGACTTCCTCACGCTCAAGGCCGAGGTCGACGAGCTCGGCGCGGCCACAGGCGAGGTCGACTTCAGCGCGATCGTCGACCTCTCGACCAAGATCCTCTCGGAGCGCTCGAAGGACCTCGCGGTCGCCGGCTACCTCGTCCTCGGCCTCACGCGGACGGCCGGCTACTCCGGGATCGCGGAGGGGCTGGCGGCCACGCGCGCCGTGACGGAGGGGTTCTGGGACGACGCGTTCCCGCCGGTCCGCCGGATGCGCGGGCGCCAAGCCGCCCTCCAGTTCGTCGCCGAGCGGACGAGCGCGTGGATCCAGAACAACCGCGCCGAGCCGGAGGACCGGGAGTCGCTCGAACACGCCGAGGCGGAGACCTCCGCGCTCCAGGAGTTCGTGACGGAGGCCATGGGCGAGGACGCGCCGGCCTTCAGTGGCGTCCTCCGCGAGATCCGCGAGCAGCTCCGCCGCCTGCCCAAGCCCGAGCCGCCGCCCGAGGAGGTCCCGCCGGCCCCCGAGGTGGACGCTCCTGCCGCCGCTGAGCCCACCCCGACCGCCAGCGCGCCGAGCACGCCGGCTCCCTCCGCCTCGGCCGCGCCGTCGGGCGGGGGAGGGGACGCCTCGTTCTCGACGGCCAAGGAGGCCGGGATCGTGGTGATGAAGGTGGCCCAGTTCTTCCGCGACGAGGATCCCTACGACGCCGTCGCGTTCGGGCTCGTCCGCGCCGTCCGGTGGAACGCGATCCCAGGGGCGCCGCCGACGGGCAAGATCCCGCCGCCGCCGAAGCCCCGCCGCGACGCGCTCGCGGGGATGCTGACGGCCGGCAACCACGCCGTGCTCGTGCGCGAGGCCGAGGCGTCGTTCCAGCAGAGCCCGTTCCACTTCTGGCTCGACCTCCAGCGGCTCGTGGCCGGCGCGCTCAAGGCGCTCGGCGCCCCCGCCGCCGCGGCCCACGCCACGGTCGTCGACGCGACGGCGTCGCTCGTCCGCCGCGTCCCGTCGCTCACGACGGTGACGTTTCTCGACGGCACGCCGTTCGCCGACCCGCTGACGGTCGCGTGGCTCCAAGAGATCGCTGCGCCGGGCGCTGGCGGCGGGGGAGGAGGGGGCGCCGACAGCGCCAGCGCCGACGCGATCCGCGAGGCCCGCGAGACGGCCTCCGGTGGCGACGTGCCGGGCGCCGTGGCCGCGCTCATGGTTGGCGCGGGCAACCCGCGCGACCGGTTCGAGCGGGGCGTCGCCGCGGCCGAGATGTGCCTCGGCGCCGGCCGCCCCGACGTGGCCCTCGCGCTGTTGGATGACGCCGACGAGGCCGTCCGCGCCCACCGGCTCGACGTGTGGGACGCCGACGCGGCGGCCTCCGCGCTCCGCCTGCTCCACACGGCGTGCACCGCGCTCCGCAACACCGCCGGCACCCCCCAGCGCAAGACCGATCTGACGGACCGCGCCGACGAGGCGTTCGCTCGACTGGCCCGCCTCGATCCGGCCCTCGCCATGCGGAGCACGCCGCCGCCGAAGCCCTGA
- the tagF gene encoding type VI secretion system-associated protein TagF, with translation MTDTGPVLFGKLPARADFVRRGPSGPAIDAFDDLVQRALQSGARTTRGPLYRMVYAPPGPHAIVGAVRLSRDKVGRAYPLVAGRTVLRDGLDQGAAASWPLRWGPLFDAAAWLVEGALRGAPLEDVEDRLGHLPELASTEGRSAEVDTHVRAIARLQAHDLWHRIWGGSGASGAAVVFHRLAKAPPAPPPYGLRFPLPPPAPDFRSRDAVAVWLAVCWYLLSTVGSGLTILWAEGPPYALYVFFTTPPASTLRALLGGRADPDRVAHVDRGAAEAARRAATQLPPAFRRLLRDPDASVADVLARLHTIR, from the coding sequence ATGACCGACACGGGCCCCGTCCTCTTCGGCAAGCTCCCCGCGCGCGCCGACTTCGTCCGCCGCGGCCCGTCCGGCCCGGCGATCGACGCCTTCGACGACCTCGTGCAGCGGGCGCTCCAGTCGGGTGCGCGGACCACGCGGGGGCCGCTGTACCGGATGGTCTACGCCCCGCCCGGTCCGCACGCCATTGTCGGCGCCGTGCGCCTGAGCCGCGACAAGGTCGGCCGCGCGTACCCGCTCGTGGCCGGGCGGACGGTCCTGCGCGACGGGCTCGACCAGGGCGCGGCCGCGTCGTGGCCGCTCCGCTGGGGGCCCTTGTTCGACGCCGCGGCCTGGCTCGTGGAAGGCGCCCTCCGCGGCGCGCCGCTTGAGGACGTCGAGGACCGCCTCGGGCACCTCCCGGAGCTCGCGTCGACCGAGGGCCGGTCGGCCGAGGTCGACACGCACGTCCGGGCGATCGCGCGGCTCCAGGCCCACGACCTCTGGCACCGGATCTGGGGCGGGTCGGGTGCGTCCGGTGCGGCGGTCGTGTTCCACCGGCTGGCCAAGGCGCCGCCCGCGCCGCCGCCGTACGGCCTCCGCTTCCCCCTCCCACCGCCCGCGCCCGACTTCCGCAGCCGCGACGCCGTGGCCGTCTGGCTCGCCGTCTGCTGGTACCTCCTCTCGACCGTCGGCTCCGGCCTGACGATCCTCTGGGCCGAGGGGCCGCCCTACGCCCTCTACGTCTTCTTTACCACGCCGCCCGCGTCGACCCTCCGCGCCCTCCTCGGCGGACGCGCGGATCCGGACCGCGTCGCCCACGTGGACCGCGGCGCCGCCGAGGCGGCCCGTCGGGCTGCGACCCAACTCCCGCCCGCGTTCCGGCGCCTCCTCCGCGACCCCGACGCCTCCGTCGCCGACGTCCTCGCTCGCCTCCACACGATCCGCTGA
- the tssM gene encoding type VI secretion system membrane subunit TssM has protein sequence MSPRKIIFSLLGAVGISGTFLMLLRYGVPMTTLLLIVIGLLVAAVGTLAASAMKARRSGGNIEDALKEQSAREAAQMAPDRKAEIQRMQESFDRAVEQLKASSLGGSSRFGRGKKALYALPWYLFVGPPGAGKTTALLESGLRFPAGAERVRGVGGTRNCDWFFTDEAILLDTAGRYTTEDEDREEWNAFLDALKESRPDRPINGVLVGISAQDLLGDERELEDHADNVRRRVDELVAQLGLRLPVYLVVTKTDLVPGFVETFGELDREDREQVWGATVEPYSTAAPDEVVEREFDGLMKALRPVRMQRLSRNLRREERQRIYDFPLEFGALRDRLARFSARVFAPTPLADGPLFRGFYFTSGTQEGAPIDRVIGALAKQFGLSTPPPPRPPETPKSYFLKDVFTDVVFPDRYVARRTKRAAGATWRAMTRTGLAALGTAALVAILLGFAGARSSLDLKRVMDRAEEATGASFRVEGARYSDVNRLERLREEVVRLNSPRPLSRALRLGLDRGDTVREPASRVYYGEVRDLVAVYAMRQLRASLERSRRFDEADTLDTPGETLAAQQAARRVDIENDLEAYLLLTTHADSLRSSEYFRDALKTRLAEIAPRNALADAAGDNDEMAGLVVRQTDAFVDGLAAGLVEPFDADRSLINAAIAVVDIPPTLDGLYERIRREALARLPPLGLADAVKPEHLPLFAPAGIVPGFFTRDGWDRVVKSRFQQASDNPAGEYWVLGRTAEDLPPELRDPDVVYDALMTRYQSDYVNAWTRFLHSVHYKEVSGAAAEERLAILGSATDSPIGWLLAVVSEQTTLPAEDTAPRSRGFMDRAAAAVGLGDNAEADTTASPNPIAEAFAGIHRLNAAGLPAGEADEGLYAALEALAQFGRRILGAAGDRAMAADLLAVTKDEIEQGTRGMDRQTRSNLFFEPLDITTTLAVTSAATEAAEAASGAAEEAAAEALSVALEAYGRIAGRYPFDPSSSRDAAIDDARAFFDPAGGELATLAEALGDGGGSPALRRAVARGQEIGRALFSGDLTFRLRPDLPTYSSDAAQRALAVDAVAVGIHGSNSVYRLGSTRWTDFRWPGTPGAFVTVQRQLGPLATEYEGDWAVFRLFQDATVRPRGGTLYDVTWTFRDGPHSVTAQYEMRTTTEATPLANPASFLRFSLPRTAN, from the coding sequence ATGTCGCCTCGCAAGATCATTTTCTCGCTTCTCGGCGCGGTCGGCATCAGCGGCACGTTCCTGATGCTGCTCCGCTACGGCGTCCCGATGACGACGCTGCTGCTCATCGTGATCGGGCTGCTGGTGGCCGCCGTCGGGACCCTGGCCGCCTCGGCGATGAAGGCGCGGCGGTCGGGCGGCAACATCGAGGACGCCCTGAAGGAGCAGTCCGCGCGGGAGGCCGCGCAGATGGCGCCCGACCGGAAGGCCGAGATCCAGCGGATGCAGGAGTCGTTCGACCGGGCCGTCGAACAGCTCAAGGCGTCGAGCCTCGGCGGGTCGAGCCGGTTCGGTCGCGGCAAGAAGGCGCTCTACGCGCTGCCGTGGTACCTCTTCGTCGGCCCGCCCGGCGCGGGCAAGACGACGGCGCTCCTTGAGAGCGGCCTCCGCTTCCCGGCCGGCGCCGAGCGCGTCCGCGGCGTCGGCGGCACGCGGAACTGCGACTGGTTCTTCACCGACGAGGCCATCCTCCTCGACACCGCCGGCCGCTACACGACCGAGGACGAGGACCGCGAGGAGTGGAACGCCTTCCTCGACGCGCTCAAGGAGAGCCGGCCCGACCGGCCCATCAACGGCGTCCTCGTCGGCATCAGCGCGCAGGATTTGCTGGGCGACGAGCGCGAGCTGGAGGACCACGCCGACAACGTCCGCCGCCGCGTCGACGAACTCGTGGCGCAGCTCGGGCTCCGACTGCCGGTCTACCTCGTCGTGACCAAGACCGACCTCGTGCCGGGCTTCGTCGAGACCTTCGGCGAGCTCGACCGCGAGGACCGCGAGCAGGTCTGGGGCGCGACCGTCGAGCCGTACTCGACGGCGGCGCCGGACGAGGTCGTCGAGCGCGAGTTCGACGGGCTGATGAAGGCGCTCCGGCCGGTCCGGATGCAGCGGCTCTCGCGGAACCTCCGCCGCGAGGAGCGCCAGCGGATCTACGACTTCCCGCTCGAGTTCGGCGCGCTCCGCGACCGGCTGGCCCGGTTCTCGGCGCGCGTCTTCGCCCCGACCCCGCTCGCCGACGGCCCGCTCTTCCGCGGGTTCTACTTCACGAGCGGCACGCAGGAGGGCGCCCCCATCGACCGCGTGATCGGCGCGCTGGCGAAGCAGTTCGGCCTCAGCACGCCGCCGCCGCCGCGCCCGCCGGAGACGCCGAAGAGCTACTTCCTCAAGGACGTCTTCACCGACGTCGTCTTCCCCGACCGCTACGTCGCGCGGCGGACGAAGCGGGCGGCCGGGGCCACGTGGCGGGCCATGACGCGGACCGGGCTCGCGGCGCTCGGCACGGCGGCCCTCGTGGCGATCCTGCTCGGCTTCGCGGGCGCCCGGAGCAGCCTCGACCTCAAGCGCGTCATGGACCGGGCCGAGGAGGCGACGGGCGCCTCGTTCCGCGTCGAGGGCGCGCGGTACTCCGACGTGAACCGGCTGGAGCGGCTGCGCGAGGAGGTCGTGCGGCTGAACTCGCCTCGCCCGCTGAGCCGGGCGCTCCGCCTCGGGCTCGACCGGGGCGACACGGTCCGTGAGCCGGCGTCGCGCGTGTACTACGGCGAGGTCCGCGACCTCGTGGCCGTCTACGCGATGCGCCAGCTTCGAGCGTCGCTGGAACGGTCGCGGCGGTTCGACGAGGCCGACACGCTCGACACGCCGGGCGAGACGCTCGCCGCTCAGCAGGCCGCCCGCCGCGTCGACATCGAGAACGACCTCGAGGCGTACCTCCTCCTGACGACCCACGCCGACTCGCTCCGCAGCAGCGAGTACTTCCGCGACGCGCTCAAGACGCGCCTCGCCGAGATCGCGCCCCGCAACGCGCTCGCCGACGCCGCTGGCGACAACGACGAGATGGCCGGCCTCGTGGTCCGCCAGACCGACGCCTTCGTGGACGGGCTGGCGGCCGGGCTCGTCGAGCCGTTCGACGCCGATCGCTCGCTCATCAACGCGGCCATCGCCGTGGTCGACATCCCGCCGACCCTCGATGGGTTGTACGAACGGATCCGGCGAGAGGCCCTGGCCAGGTTGCCCCCCCTCGGGCTCGCCGACGCCGTCAAGCCCGAGCACCTCCCGCTGTTCGCTCCGGCGGGGATCGTGCCGGGTTTTTTTACGCGTGACGGCTGGGACCGCGTCGTGAAGAGCCGCTTCCAGCAGGCCTCCGACAACCCGGCCGGCGAGTACTGGGTGCTGGGGCGGACCGCCGAGGACCTCCCGCCCGAGCTCCGCGACCCGGACGTGGTGTACGACGCGCTCATGACGCGCTACCAGTCCGACTACGTCAACGCTTGGACGCGCTTCCTCCACTCGGTCCACTACAAGGAGGTCTCGGGCGCCGCGGCTGAGGAGCGGCTGGCGATCCTCGGCTCGGCGACGGACTCGCCCATCGGCTGGCTGCTGGCCGTCGTGTCGGAGCAGACGACGCTGCCGGCGGAAGACACGGCGCCGCGCTCGCGTGGGTTCATGGACCGCGCCGCCGCGGCCGTCGGCCTCGGCGACAACGCCGAGGCGGACACGACGGCCTCGCCCAACCCTATCGCCGAGGCGTTCGCGGGCATCCACCGGCTCAACGCGGCCGGCCTCCCGGCCGGCGAGGCCGACGAGGGGCTCTATGCGGCCCTCGAGGCGCTCGCCCAGTTCGGCCGCCGGATCCTCGGCGCCGCCGGCGACCGTGCCATGGCCGCCGACCTTCTGGCCGTGACGAAGGACGAGATCGAGCAGGGCACGCGCGGCATGGACCGCCAGACGCGCTCGAACCTCTTTTTCGAGCCGCTCGACATCACGACCACCCTCGCCGTGACGTCGGCCGCGACGGAGGCGGCCGAGGCCGCGTCCGGCGCCGCCGAGGAGGCTGCGGCCGAGGCGCTCTCGGTCGCCCTGGAGGCCTACGGCCGGATCGCCGGGCGCTACCCGTTCGACCCGAGCTCGTCGCGCGACGCGGCCATCGACGACGCGCGCGCCTTCTTCGACCCCGCCGGCGGCGAACTGGCGACGCTCGCCGAGGCGCTCGGCGACGGGGGCGGGTCGCCCGCGCTCCGCCGCGCCGTCGCGCGGGGCCAGGAGATCGGCCGCGCCCTCTTCTCCGGCGACCTCACGTTCCGCCTCCGCCCCGACCTCCCGACCTACTCGTCCGACGCCGCCCAGCGCGCGCTCGCCGTCGACGCCGTCGCCGTCGGCATCCACGGCTCGAACAGCGTGTACCGGCTCGGGAGCACGCGGTGGACCGACTTCCGCTGGCCCGGCACGCCAGGCGCGTTCGTCACGGTCCAGCGCCAGCTCGGACCCCTCGCGACGGAGTACGAGGGCGACTGGGCCGTCTTCCGGCTGTTCCAGGACGCGACGGTCCGCCCCCGCGGCGGGACGCTCTACGACGTGACGTGGACCTTCCGGGACGGCCCGCATTCCGTCACGGCGCAGTACGAGATGCGGACGACGACCGAGGCGACGCCGCTCGCCAACCCCGCCTCGTTCCTCCGCTTCTCGCTGCCGCGGACGGCCAACTAG
- the icmH gene encoding type IVB secretion system protein IcmH/DotU, translating to MADDPRPDDDATRIYRPYGSPPPDADEPDPFAPDPPASGEPSADPFAPSRPAPTSKDPFAPDADPFAPEPSTVPADDPFAPRPSGSPDPFAPPPSKPSALENKSGGDATDLFGPPIDFGSGPSSDGPPADDPFAAPPEAADLVSGGDPFAPPPTAAPTPDPDPFRAPETGDDPFAPRPGGSPDPFAPSPPSTPDPFSAGPPPEAKAPPKPEPKDDPFELGAADPFAPAPKAPAPQPRDREDPFAARPSTETSDPFASLKSAGGGGGGGYDDSSFHGTPYAGGDEMELPESFGTERTLAGAFTPVFSLVLQIRAAQRLGDGQALRQRIERLLAESARTARSYNVPEEDIEEATFCLVAFLDEAILATDWPGHDAWSSQPLQLTHYDRYDAGERFFDRLKRLLDEGATRTGVLEVYYLCLALGFKGRYAIHGREVLRRLVEDLHGRLERAYGAPGALSPRGRSREVPAEAEKDGLPTWALWVGAAVLVALLYLGLSFSLSGAANDTADDLRALTAASAE from the coding sequence ATGGCCGACGACCCCCGCCCCGACGACGACGCGACGCGGATCTACCGCCCCTACGGGAGCCCACCGCCCGACGCCGACGAGCCCGACCCGTTCGCCCCGGACCCGCCCGCCTCGGGCGAGCCGTCGGCGGACCCGTTCGCCCCGTCCCGGCCCGCGCCCACCTCGAAGGACCCGTTCGCGCCGGACGCCGACCCGTTCGCTCCCGAGCCGTCGACGGTTCCCGCCGACGACCCGTTCGCCCCACGCCCGAGCGGGTCCCCCGACCCCTTCGCCCCGCCGCCGTCGAAACCGTCGGCTTTGGAAAACAAGTCGGGCGGAGACGCGACCGACCTGTTCGGGCCGCCGATCGACTTCGGGTCGGGCCCCTCCTCGGACGGTCCACCCGCCGATGACCCGTTCGCCGCGCCGCCCGAGGCGGCCGACCTCGTCTCGGGGGGCGATCCCTTCGCGCCGCCGCCGACGGCCGCGCCGACGCCGGACCCGGACCCGTTCCGGGCGCCCGAGACCGGCGACGACCCGTTCGCCCCGCGCCCCGGCGGATCGCCGGACCCGTTCGCGCCGTCGCCGCCCTCGACTCCCGACCCCTTCTCGGCGGGCCCTCCGCCCGAGGCGAAGGCGCCCCCGAAGCCGGAGCCGAAGGACGATCCGTTCGAGCTCGGCGCGGCCGACCCGTTCGCACCGGCTCCAAAGGCGCCCGCGCCGCAGCCCCGCGACCGCGAGGACCCCTTCGCCGCCCGCCCGTCGACGGAGACCAGCGACCCGTTCGCTTCCCTCAAAAGCGCTGGTGGCGGTGGGGGGGGGGGATACGACGACTCGTCGTTCCACGGAACGCCGTACGCGGGCGGGGACGAGATGGAACTGCCCGAGTCGTTCGGGACTGAGCGGACGCTGGCGGGCGCGTTCACGCCCGTGTTCTCGCTCGTCCTCCAGATCCGCGCGGCCCAGCGCCTCGGCGATGGGCAGGCGCTCCGCCAGCGGATCGAGCGGCTTCTCGCGGAGTCCGCCCGGACGGCCCGCTCCTACAACGTGCCGGAGGAGGACATCGAGGAGGCCACGTTCTGCCTCGTGGCGTTCCTCGACGAGGCCATCCTCGCGACGGACTGGCCGGGCCACGACGCGTGGTCGTCCCAGCCGCTCCAACTCACGCACTACGACCGCTACGACGCGGGCGAGCGCTTTTTCGACCGGCTCAAGCGCCTCCTCGACGAGGGCGCCACGCGGACCGGCGTCCTCGAGGTGTATTACCTCTGCCTCGCACTCGGCTTCAAGGGCCGCTACGCGATCCATGGGCGCGAGGTGCTGCGGCGGCTGGTCGAGGACCTCCACGGTCGGCTGGAGCGGGCCTACGGCGCGCCCGGCGCTCTGTCGCCGCGCGGCCGGTCCCGCGAGGTGCCCGCCGAGGCGGAGAAGGACGGCCTCCCGACATGGGCCCTCTGGGTCGGCGCCGCCGTCCTCGTCGCGCTCCTCTACCTCGGCCTCAGCTTCTCGCTGTCGGGCGCCGCCAACGACACGGCCGACGACCTCCGCGCCCTCACCGCCGCCTCGGCGGAGTAG
- the tssK gene encoding type VI secretion system baseplate subunit TssK, which yields MGRRRAHVPRRNPSPLTPPVSDRRRVVWYEGMTLDPHHLQQWDRAVRADLDARVDAAARYGWGLAHLEIDADRLANGEFALGAARGVMPDGLPFRFPQDGPVPATRDVRDGLGPTADRVRVYLAVPSVRVGGSNVLLEGAAARRETRFIAETVAVPDDTTGADERDVQVGRLNARILFDGEPREDYVTLPIAEVTRDPDGSFAADPSFIAPSVQTGATGALDALVRRTTERLAARAGEFGRRWQAVRNQREISPADVTAQALLAATAEYTPRLDHLRRTEAHPCAVFGEMAGLAGRLWAAVPDAGPSPSDLPTYDHADPTGPFRDLAAAIDQLLGGRAPKQNYTRVPLVRRRANLFHAELAPEVMDAAALVLAVRRDGVSPEHLRQQLPQMLRVASPDTIEAVIRSATLALPLQAAPTPPSGLPVDPRAAYFVPRRSGPFWDAIRDAGAVALFTPIEFADAEYELLAPTPG from the coding sequence ATGGGGAGGCGGCGCGCGCACGTGCCGCGCCGGAATCCATCTCCCCTGACCCCGCCCGTGTCGGACCGCCGTCGAGTCGTCTGGTACGAGGGCATGACCCTCGACCCCCACCATCTCCAGCAGTGGGACCGCGCCGTCCGCGCCGACCTCGACGCCCGCGTCGACGCCGCCGCGCGCTACGGTTGGGGCCTCGCGCACCTCGAGATCGACGCCGACCGGCTCGCCAACGGCGAGTTCGCGCTCGGCGCCGCGCGCGGCGTGATGCCCGACGGGCTCCCGTTCCGGTTTCCCCAGGACGGCCCCGTCCCCGCCACCCGCGACGTCCGCGACGGGCTGGGCCCGACGGCCGACCGCGTGCGGGTCTACTTGGCGGTGCCGTCGGTCCGCGTGGGCGGGTCGAACGTGCTGCTCGAGGGCGCTGCCGCGCGGCGCGAGACGCGGTTCATCGCCGAGACCGTCGCGGTCCCCGATGACACGACGGGCGCCGACGAGCGCGACGTGCAAGTCGGCCGGCTCAACGCGCGGATCCTGTTCGACGGCGAGCCGCGCGAGGACTACGTGACGCTCCCCATCGCCGAGGTCACGCGCGACCCCGACGGGAGCTTCGCCGCCGACCCGTCCTTCATCGCGCCGTCGGTGCAGACGGGCGCGACTGGCGCGCTCGACGCGCTCGTCCGCCGGACGACCGAGCGGCTGGCGGCGCGGGCCGGCGAGTTCGGCCGCCGCTGGCAGGCCGTCCGGAACCAGCGCGAGATCTCGCCGGCCGACGTGACGGCGCAGGCGCTCCTCGCGGCCACCGCCGAGTACACGCCGAGGCTGGACCACCTGCGCCGGACGGAGGCCCACCCGTGCGCCGTGTTCGGCGAGATGGCCGGCCTCGCGGGCCGCCTCTGGGCCGCCGTCCCCGACGCCGGGCCCTCCCCGAGCGACCTCCCGACGTACGACCACGCCGACCCGACCGGGCCGTTCCGCGACCTCGCCGCGGCCATCGACCAGTTGCTCGGCGGGCGGGCGCCGAAGCAGAACTACACGCGCGTCCCGCTCGTGCGCCGCCGCGCCAACCTGTTCCACGCCGAGCTGGCGCCGGAGGTCATGGACGCCGCCGCGCTCGTGCTCGCCGTCCGACGCGACGGCGTGAGCCCGGAGCACCTCCGCCAGCAGCTCCCGCAGATGCTCCGCGTGGCCTCGCCCGACACGATCGAGGCCGTCATCCGGTCGGCCACGCTCGCGCTCCCGCTCCAGGCCGCGCCGACGCCGCCCTCGGGCCTCCCGGTCGACCCCCGCGCCGCCTACTTCGTGCCGCGCCGGAGCGGTCCCTTCTGGGACGCCATCCGCGACGCCGGTGCCGTCGCCCTCTTCACCCCGATCGAGTTCGCCGACGCCGAGTACGAGTTGCTCGCGCCGACGCCGGGCTGA
- a CDS encoding exo-alpha-sialidase, protein MPGSLRLGLLAAALALGAAAGRAQAPPAVPEPPDVAWEFVGADSARVAALALLDPADGRPFGLADAVYATLYYPPPYLYPGGEYPYPVSFGLARLHDGAPSPAVPPDSAWAYAEEREAPYGIYAAPGGLVIAVEGSGGGSLTRSTDGGQTWADVETEACRGDSVDDRIVRTYGPGRERALWLLAYLCRSDDEGATWRAVEQRSAPEYVRRRDLVELPPSPMLPEGRLVLGVGSGVLTSDDGGHVWEATSLYQEFRWVGHDLVLVPDGAHPYGGTVYVLARDFYFEDRAYNVVLASDDGGATWAERHRFVYGENGLDRNSGEPEMVALGDGSLVVGLVQNGTPPQRYVGTVVWSGDGGRTWSALGPEAPWLGARPPAGACERACPGGAWPGWGPKHLRVDRDGRVWAGTDNGVWRTTCPAWAVASEAGPGAPSGLGLSVRPNPSRGRAEVVVTVAEAGPVAVRVTVLDVLGREVAVVWDGAARDGQRVAVDGSGWPAGVYTVRAASEAGEVSARLTVVR, encoded by the coding sequence CCCAGGCCCCGCCCGCCGTGCCCGAGCCGCCCGACGTCGCGTGGGAGTTCGTCGGGGCCGACAGCGCCCGGGTCGCGGCCCTCGCCCTCCTCGACCCCGCCGACGGCCGGCCGTTCGGCCTCGCCGACGCGGTCTACGCCACGCTCTACTACCCGCCCCCGTACCTCTACCCCGGCGGGGAGTACCCGTACCCGGTCTCGTTCGGGCTCGCCCGGCTCCACGACGGCGCCCCGAGTCCGGCCGTCCCGCCCGACTCGGCCTGGGCCTACGCCGAGGAGCGCGAGGCGCCGTACGGGATCTACGCGGCCCCGGGCGGGCTCGTGATCGCCGTGGAGGGGTCGGGCGGGGGGTCGCTGACCCGGTCGACCGACGGGGGGCAGACGTGGGCCGACGTCGAGACCGAGGCGTGCCGGGGGGACTCGGTGGACGACCGGATCGTCCGGACGTACGGGCCGGGCCGCGAGCGGGCGCTCTGGCTCCTCGCCTACCTCTGCCGAAGCGACGACGAGGGGGCCACGTGGCGGGCCGTCGAGCAGCGGTCGGCCCCCGAGTACGTCCGGCGCCGGGACCTCGTCGAGCTCCCGCCGTCGCCGATGCTCCCCGAGGGCCGGCTCGTGCTCGGCGTCGGGAGCGGGGTGCTCACGTCCGACGACGGGGGCCACGTGTGGGAGGCCACGTCGCTCTACCAGGAGTTCCGGTGGGTGGGCCACGACCTCGTCCTCGTCCCGGACGGGGCCCACCCGTACGGGGGGACCGTGTACGTCCTCGCCCGGGACTTCTACTTCGAGGACCGGGCGTACAACGTGGTCCTGGCCTCCGACGACGGCGGGGCGACGTGGGCGGAGCGGCACCGGTTCGTGTACGGCGAGAACGGGCTGGACCGGAACAGCGGGGAGCCGGAGATGGTCGCGCTCGGGGACGGGTCGCTCGTCGTCGGGCTGGTCCAGAATGGAACGCCGCCTCAACGGTACGTCGGGACGGTCGTGTGGTCGGGCGACGGGGGGCGGACGTGGTCGGCGCTGGGGCCGGAGGCGCCGTGGCTCGGGGCGCGGCCGCCGGCCGGGGCGTGCGAGCGGGCGTGCCCGGGCGGGGCGTGGCCGGGGTGGGGGCCGAAGCACCTCCGCGTGGACCGCGACGGCCGGGTCTGGGCGGGGACGGACAACGGGGTGTGGCGGACGACGTGCCCGGCGTGGGCGGTGGCCTCGGAGGCGGGTCCGGGGGCGCCGTCGGGCCTCGGGCTGTCGGTCCGTCCGAACCCGTCGCGGGGCCGGGCCGAGGTCGTCGTGACCGTGGCCGAGGCGGGGCCGGTCGCCGTGCGAGTAACGGTCTTAGACGTGCTGGGCCGCGAAGTGGCCGTCGTGTGGGACGGCGCGGCGCGGGACGGCCAGCGGGTCGCGGTCGACGGGAGCGGGTGGCCGGCCGGGGTCTACACGGTCCGCGCGGCGTCCGAGGCGGGCGAGGTCAGCGCGCGGCTAACGGTCGTTCGGTAG